A window from Gemmatimonadaceae bacterium encodes these proteins:
- a CDS encoding von Willebrand factor type A domain-containing protein, whose product MLTSSLALSPFTRRTTASLAIVAGLLLGAPPMGHATSANDVVITGRVVDVRGRALFGAGVGIEAIALQVGVNESGVYTMTVPARHRGKTLILRARIFGYAPQVRSVKLDSDTIVIDFQLRQDVNRLSQVVVTNGKGAAAASLYNGPQGFSTGAPLYEHSRDLGGESYARITENSFRSPRVAPRSTFGVDVDRASYSNVRRIIKADHQRPPVDAVRIEELINYFPYAYAEPRGEHPIAIRTDVAAAPWAPDHLLVRVGLQTRAIDLTEAPANNLVFLIDVSGSMSSADKLPLLQQALAMLVEQLREQDRVAIVVYAGASGLVLPATSGAEKMRILAAIDRLHPGGSTAGAEGLQLAYKVARKNFIPDGNNRVILATDGDFNVGVTDNAELERMITQRREEGTALTVLGFGAGNIQDDRMEMLARIGNGNYAYIDSRLEARKVLVHELGGTLVTVAKDVKLQVEFNPALVAGYRLLGYENRLLNDEDFKDDKKDAGDMGAGHSVTALYEIIPVGSRDAAQVKLPDSLRYVLVARPEPRSTGELMYVKVRYKQPTDSVSVPMEHAVPNRVAEADEDFRFAQAVAAFGMVLRQSEHKGSATPEMALELANGAVGRDSRGYREDFVELVSAYGRLPRR is encoded by the coding sequence ATGCTTACGTCCTCGCTCGCGCTCTCACCCTTCACACGACGCACGACTGCGAGTCTCGCGATCGTGGCGGGGCTCCTCCTCGGCGCGCCGCCGATGGGACACGCGACCTCGGCGAATGATGTCGTCATCACTGGTCGGGTGGTCGATGTACGCGGCCGCGCCCTATTCGGTGCGGGAGTTGGCATCGAAGCAATCGCCCTGCAGGTCGGGGTCAACGAGAGTGGCGTCTACACGATGACCGTGCCAGCGCGCCATCGCGGCAAGACGCTGATCCTGCGCGCGCGGATCTTCGGGTATGCGCCCCAGGTGCGGTCGGTCAAGCTCGACAGCGACACCATCGTCATCGATTTCCAGCTCCGGCAGGACGTGAATCGCCTGAGCCAGGTTGTCGTCACCAACGGGAAGGGAGCCGCGGCGGCCAGCCTCTACAATGGACCTCAGGGCTTCTCCACGGGCGCCCCGCTCTATGAGCACTCGCGCGATCTTGGCGGCGAGTCCTACGCGCGGATCACCGAGAACAGCTTCCGCTCGCCGCGCGTGGCCCCGCGCTCGACCTTCGGCGTGGATGTCGACCGGGCCTCGTACAGCAACGTGCGCCGCATCATCAAGGCCGATCACCAGCGGCCGCCCGTGGACGCCGTGCGCATCGAGGAGTTGATCAACTACTTCCCCTACGCCTACGCGGAGCCGCGCGGTGAGCATCCCATCGCCATCCGCACGGACGTCGCCGCCGCGCCGTGGGCGCCCGACCATCTGTTGGTGCGCGTGGGACTGCAGACGCGCGCCATCGACCTCACGGAGGCCCCGGCGAACAACCTGGTCTTCCTGATCGACGTCTCGGGCTCGATGTCGAGCGCCGACAAGCTGCCGCTGTTGCAGCAGGCATTGGCAATGTTGGTCGAGCAACTGCGTGAGCAGGACCGCGTCGCCATCGTCGTGTACGCCGGTGCGTCGGGCCTGGTGCTGCCCGCGACGTCTGGCGCCGAGAAGATGAGGATCCTTGCCGCCATCGACAGACTGCACCCCGGCGGCTCCACCGCGGGTGCGGAGGGGTTGCAGCTCGCGTACAAGGTGGCGCGGAAGAACTTCATCCCCGACGGCAACAACCGTGTGATTCTCGCCACTGATGGCGACTTCAACGTCGGCGTGACCGACAATGCGGAGCTGGAGCGGATGATCACGCAGCGCCGCGAGGAAGGCACGGCGCTGACCGTACTCGGCTTCGGTGCAGGAAACATCCAGGACGACCGGATGGAGATGCTCGCGCGCATCGGCAACGGGAACTACGCCTACATCGACTCGCGGCTCGAGGCGCGGAAGGTGCTGGTGCACGAGCTTGGCGGCACGCTGGTGACCGTTGCGAAGGACGTGAAGCTGCAGGTCGAGTTCAATCCGGCCTTGGTCGCGGGCTACCGTCTGCTTGGCTACGAGAATCGCCTGCTCAACGACGAGGACTTCAAGGACGACAAGAAGGATGCGGGCGATATGGGGGCAGGGCACTCCGTCACGGCGCTGTACGAGATCATTCCGGTCGGGTCGCGGGATGCGGCACAGGTGAAGCTGCCGGACTCGCTGCGGTATGTGCTTGTGGCGCGGCCGGAGCCTCGCAGCACGGGCGAGCTAATGTATGTGAAGGTGCGCTACAAGCAGCCGACGGACTCCGTGAGCGTGCCGATGGAGCACGCGGTGCCGAATCGGGTGGCCGAGGCAGATGAGGACTTCCGGTTTGCGCAGGCGGTGGCGGCGTTCGGGATGGTGCTGCGTCAGTCGGAGCACAAAGGCAGCGCGACTCCGGAGATGGCGTTGGAACTGGCCAATGGCGCGGTGGGGCGGGACTCGCGAGGGTACCGCGAGGACTTCGTCGAGTTGGTGTCGGCGTATGGCCGGCTGCCGCGGAGGTAG
- a CDS encoding serine/threonine protein kinase, whose translation MPASLTTSPSPSPEFLALQDAVAGRFSLVRELGRGGMGIVFLARDIALDRLVAIKLLPPQVAASDDSRERFLREARTAAGLSHPNIVPIHGVESNGALTWFVMTYVEGETLGERLRRDGPLTAAESMRVVQEIAWALAHAHARGVVHRDIKPDNVLLEESTGRALVTDFGIALALGTATPAEGVLRGTPQYISPEVAQGETATAHSDLYSLGVTAWMAAAGRLPFESTSPAALLLAHVQTPAPPLAATVAGIPARFAAAIDRCLAKRPAERWESAERLVAELDAARSRTALVPAPQRSFLRDWERLGGEIATAGAAATVAASNALGLTIADLIAGSPDRHSILAWIFVLIAVLPAGLAKARMWQLLRHARALRSRGVDQRRIVAALAQETATREEERAATAQATAMNRRQERWLLAGTVVGSVASFAMALANEPAILNIFGIAGAVVLPTLAVLTGLRLIAPDGRERWWDRLLQGRLGRWMFKSRRGDRAPMEGAALEGPEPTAIALGSAARALYEALPQEAIAMLGPGVPSLIDALERKARLAAEAVERGAPADPTAVTALESLRLDLLRLSVGAIPAERLTAELERVRNVGDEIDRRLRAEGEVDALLARED comes from the coding sequence GTGCCCGCTTCACTGACGACCTCGCCTTCGCCATCGCCCGAGTTCCTCGCGCTGCAGGACGCCGTGGCCGGCCGGTTCTCGCTCGTGCGTGAGCTGGGCCGTGGCGGGATGGGCATCGTCTTCCTCGCGCGCGACATCGCACTCGATCGCCTGGTCGCCATCAAGCTGCTGCCGCCGCAGGTCGCGGCATCTGACGACTCGCGCGAACGCTTCCTGCGAGAGGCACGCACCGCCGCCGGCCTCTCACACCCGAACATCGTACCGATCCACGGCGTCGAGTCCAACGGCGCGCTGACCTGGTTCGTGATGACCTACGTCGAGGGCGAGACGCTCGGCGAACGCCTGCGCCGCGACGGGCCGTTGACGGCCGCTGAGTCCATGCGGGTAGTGCAGGAGATCGCCTGGGCGCTGGCCCACGCCCACGCGCGAGGCGTGGTGCACCGCGACATCAAGCCCGACAACGTGCTCCTCGAGGAGTCGACCGGGCGGGCGCTCGTCACGGACTTCGGCATTGCGCTCGCGCTTGGCACGGCCACGCCCGCCGAGGGCGTGCTGCGGGGCACGCCGCAGTACATCAGTCCAGAGGTCGCACAGGGTGAGACGGCGACTGCGCACAGCGATCTCTACTCACTCGGCGTGACCGCGTGGATGGCTGCGGCTGGTCGCCTTCCCTTCGAATCGACATCTCCGGCAGCGCTGCTGCTGGCGCACGTGCAGACTCCTGCCCCACCACTCGCCGCAACCGTCGCGGGGATTCCGGCGCGCTTTGCCGCCGCCATCGATCGCTGCCTTGCCAAGCGACCGGCGGAGCGCTGGGAGTCGGCGGAACGGCTCGTCGCCGAGCTCGACGCCGCGCGGTCGCGCACTGCGCTGGTGCCGGCGCCGCAGCGGTCCTTCCTTCGCGACTGGGAACGACTCGGCGGCGAGATCGCGACTGCTGGCGCTGCCGCCACGGTCGCCGCAAGCAACGCCCTCGGCCTCACGATCGCGGATCTCATTGCAGGGTCGCCGGATCGCCACAGCATCCTCGCCTGGATCTTCGTGTTGATCGCGGTGCTGCCCGCGGGACTCGCAAAGGCGCGGATGTGGCAGCTGCTGCGACACGCGAGGGCGCTGCGCAGCCGCGGCGTGGACCAGCGACGGATCGTCGCCGCACTCGCGCAGGAGACCGCCACCCGCGAGGAGGAACGCGCCGCAACCGCGCAGGCCACGGCAATGAACCGGCGGCAGGAACGCTGGCTGCTCGCGGGGACCGTCGTCGGAAGCGTTGCCAGCTTTGCGATGGCGCTCGCCAACGAGCCGGCGATTCTCAACATCTTCGGCATCGCGGGAGCCGTCGTGCTGCCGACGCTGGCGGTCCTCACGGGGCTGCGTCTCATCGCGCCCGATGGCCGCGAGCGCTGGTGGGACCGACTGCTGCAGGGTCGGCTCGGCCGCTGGATGTTTAAGTCACGACGTGGCGACCGCGCGCCGATGGAGGGCGCTGCGCTCGAGGGACCCGAACCCACCGCCATCGCCCTCGGCTCCGCCGCGCGCGCACTGTACGAGGCCCTGCCGCAAGAAGCAATCGCGATGCTCGGCCCCGGCGTGCCCTCGCTGATCGACGCATTGGAGCGGAAGGCGCGACTGGCCGCGGAGGCCGTAGAGCGCGGCGCGCCCGCGGACCCCACCGCGGTCACGGCGCTCGAGAGCCTGCGCCTCGACCTGCTTCGCCTCTCGGTCGGCGCCATCCCGGCGGAGCGACTGACGGCCGAGCTCGAGCGCGTCCGAAACGTCGGCGACGAGATCGACCGTCGGCTGCGCGCGGAAGGTGAAGTGGACGCGTTGCTCGCGCGCGAGGACTGA
- a CDS encoding Fic family protein: protein MRFSDVPREIFDSPQVLRRVTEAARALAEFKGGVATIPNQQILINTLALQEAKDSSAIENIVTTHDELFRHLSGPDGPENPTAKEVLRYREALNVGWDRVAKRGLITNNDVLEIQAALESSKPGFRKAPGTTLKDSDGRVVYTPPQDARLIRQLMEDLEAELNAPPDAGPDPLIRMAVLHHCFESIHPFYDGNGRTGRILNVLFLLKEGLLDLPVLFLSGPIVRSKPRYYELLQEVRARGAWESWILYVLDAVRESAREGMAQVSKIRDAMLAVKHRVRAEFPKLYSQDLINNLFANPYTKSTFLVRELGVSRVTAAKYLDLLAGAGIVRKIKRGRATYYVNVSLLAILTESGGSASG from the coding sequence ATGCGCTTCTCGGACGTTCCTCGAGAGATTTTCGACTCCCCGCAGGTCCTTCGACGCGTCACGGAAGCCGCGCGGGCGCTCGCTGAGTTCAAGGGCGGCGTTGCCACCATTCCGAACCAGCAGATCCTGATCAACACGCTGGCGTTGCAGGAGGCAAAGGACTCCTCCGCAATCGAGAACATCGTCACGACGCACGACGAATTATTCCGGCACCTGTCCGGCCCCGATGGTCCGGAGAACCCGACGGCGAAAGAGGTGCTGCGCTATCGCGAAGCGTTGAACGTCGGCTGGGACCGCGTCGCCAAGCGCGGCCTGATCACGAACAACGATGTCCTGGAGATTCAGGCCGCGCTGGAATCGAGCAAACCGGGATTCCGAAAGGCGCCAGGCACGACGCTCAAAGACTCCGACGGCAGGGTCGTGTACACGCCTCCGCAGGACGCTCGGCTGATTCGGCAGCTGATGGAAGATCTTGAGGCGGAGCTCAACGCCCCGCCCGATGCCGGACCAGACCCGCTCATTCGGATGGCCGTCCTCCATCACTGCTTCGAGAGCATCCACCCTTTCTACGATGGCAATGGTCGGACGGGTCGGATCCTCAACGTGCTCTTCCTACTCAAGGAAGGGCTGCTCGACCTACCAGTGCTGTTCCTGAGCGGTCCGATCGTGCGGAGCAAGCCGCGCTACTACGAGCTGCTACAGGAAGTGCGTGCGCGCGGCGCTTGGGAATCCTGGATTCTCTACGTGCTCGACGCAGTGCGGGAGAGTGCCCGCGAAGGCATGGCCCAGGTCTCGAAGATTCGCGATGCGATGCTCGCCGTGAAGCATCGCGTGCGCGCCGAGTTCCCCAAGCTCTATTCGCAGGATCTGATCAACAACCTCTTCGCGAACCCGTACACGAAGTCGACCTTCCTGGTGCGCGAACTCGGCGTCTCGCGGGTCACGGCGGCCAAGTATCTCGATCTGCTCGCGGGAGCCGGCATCGTCCGCAAGATCAAACGCGGCCGTGCGACCTACTATGTCAACGTGAGCCTTCTCGCGATCCTCACCGAGAGCGGCGGCAGTGCATCAGGATGA
- a CDS encoding biopolymer transporter ExbD yields MPNVTPLVDVMLVLLIIFMIVTPALESGVIAELPVAENLLNRPTKESDHTLAIDFSGAFFLDRKPVVATALGPAIRALYPDTRLDRVLFVKAHKELPYAIVRDALDVARENGVKVVGLVSEKPRP; encoded by the coding sequence GTGCCAAATGTCACCCCGCTGGTGGACGTGATGCTGGTGCTGTTGATCATCTTCATGATCGTCACGCCGGCGCTGGAGTCCGGGGTCATCGCGGAGCTGCCGGTTGCCGAGAACCTGCTCAACCGGCCGACGAAGGAATCGGACCACACGCTGGCGATCGACTTCAGTGGGGCGTTCTTCCTCGATCGGAAGCCGGTCGTGGCAACTGCCCTCGGCCCGGCGATCCGCGCGCTTTATCCGGACACGCGCCTGGACCGGGTTCTCTTTGTGAAGGCGCACAAGGAGCTGCCGTACGCGATCGTGCGCGATGCGCTCGATGTGGCCCGCGAGAACGGGGTCAAGGTCGTGGGGCTCGTGTCGGAGAAACCCAGACCGTAG
- a CDS encoding cupin domain-containing protein, which yields MTAINIPQKLASFTDHWQPRTIAEFNGHDIRVVKLKGEFVWHKHDDTDDFFLVLSGRVTIQLRDGNVTLGPGEMYVVPQGVEHCPMAEEEAHVLLIERSGTPNTGDPATAAPRVMI from the coding sequence GTGACGGCAATCAACATTCCCCAGAAGCTGGCCTCCTTCACCGACCACTGGCAGCCGCGCACCATCGCCGAGTTCAACGGACACGACATCCGCGTGGTGAAGCTCAAGGGCGAGTTCGTCTGGCACAAGCACGACGACACGGACGACTTCTTTCTCGTGCTCAGCGGGCGCGTCACCATCCAGTTGCGCGACGGCAACGTGACGCTGGGCCCAGGCGAGATGTACGTGGTGCCGCAGGGCGTGGAGCACTGCCCGATGGCGGAGGAGGAGGCTCACGTGCTGTTAATTGAGCGCTCGGGGACGCCGAATACGGGGGATCCGGCGACCGCTGCACCACGTGTGATGATCTAG
- a CDS encoding carboxypeptidase regulatory-like domain-containing protein, whose protein sequence is MRLPVRFRLLVLGGLTLPAASCLFPTEVCGCSPGPTVAMVTGTVVDASDAPLGGARVWFTGHRTGAAVAGPPFFSNVVTTEPDGAFLSPAASLSGSGELDVHASVVPDGSSDTLRLVVGRVRFKLEDPPDTLTVTIRLP, encoded by the coding sequence GTGCGCCTTCCCGTTCGCTTTCGCCTTCTTGTTCTAGGCGGCCTCACGCTGCCGGCGGCGTCGTGCCTGTTCCCGACGGAGGTCTGCGGTTGTTCGCCTGGCCCCACCGTGGCGATGGTGACGGGTACCGTCGTCGATGCGTCGGACGCGCCGCTGGGTGGCGCACGGGTCTGGTTCACCGGACATCGAACGGGCGCCGCAGTCGCGGGCCCGCCGTTCTTCTCTAACGTCGTCACGACAGAACCGGACGGCGCGTTCCTGTCTCCTGCCGCTTCCCTCTCAGGCAGCGGTGAACTCGACGTCCACGCATCCGTGGTTCCGGATGGGAGTTCGGATACGCTGCGGCTCGTCGTCGGTCGCGTTCGGTTCAAGCTCGAGGACCCGCCGGATACGCTCACGGTGACGATTCGGTTGCCGTAA
- a CDS encoding bifunctional metallophosphatase/5'-nucleotidase codes for MAPSDRSQLSRREFAALLGAAPFVLPQTLGADDAPRTVSRRSDRWRAPHGARQVTLIYTNDFHSAFEPVPAFWLPGSPRLGGAAHMATLIERERNAADTAFLLDSGDMFTGTLSKLTEGEALLELMLLLRYDAMGVGNHEFDYGWQAFERGITRVPFPILCCNVRHRGSGVRFARPHTILERDGIRLGVIGVMGMRAATQTIMPSKVAELEFTDPVAEAKASVRALRGSVDAIVVLGHQGLPGPMQSDAENDPAVQRSLDEDIAFCGAVPGIDVYIAAHSHHGLEAPIVHPDTGTVITQTYGYGTRVGRVRLAIDGGRVVGHDVALLRVDSDDIPAHPSVTARVARYREKIAPEIGPPLGRAARRFTRRYHHESTLGAFCADVMRAQARSEVGITNAGGLRADIPEGVIDKGHVLDAFPFLNDSVTVDLPGGALWEVLEHGCSLHAGMCQVSGVSLRYDPKRPVGARVLSVSVGGAPLERERRYTVTTNSFLAEGGDGYRGFLDGRVVRRDVVLSELITEHVKRTGSVDLPAMGRIVSS; via the coding sequence ATGGCCCCTAGCGACCGATCGCAGCTCTCGCGCCGCGAATTCGCGGCCCTGCTGGGCGCAGCACCGTTTGTCCTGCCCCAGACGCTTGGCGCCGACGACGCGCCACGTACAGTCAGCCGCAGGAGCGACCGCTGGCGCGCCCCGCACGGCGCGCGCCAGGTCACGCTGATCTACACCAACGATTTCCACAGCGCCTTCGAGCCCGTGCCCGCCTTCTGGCTGCCGGGCTCCCCACGACTCGGCGGCGCCGCGCATATGGCCACGTTGATCGAGCGCGAGCGAAACGCCGCCGACACCGCCTTCCTGCTCGACTCCGGCGACATGTTCACCGGCACGCTGTCCAAGCTCACTGAGGGTGAGGCGCTGCTCGAGCTGATGCTGCTCCTGCGCTACGACGCGATGGGCGTCGGCAACCACGAGTTCGACTACGGTTGGCAAGCCTTCGAGCGCGGCATCACGCGCGTGCCCTTCCCCATCCTCTGCTGCAACGTGCGGCATCGCGGCTCCGGTGTACGCTTCGCGCGGCCGCACACCATCCTCGAGCGCGATGGCATCCGGCTCGGGGTCATCGGCGTGATGGGCATGCGCGCCGCCACGCAGACGATTATGCCGAGCAAGGTCGCGGAGTTGGAGTTCACGGATCCAGTGGCCGAAGCGAAGGCTTCCGTGCGTGCGCTACGTGGTTCCGTGGACGCCATCGTGGTGCTCGGGCATCAGGGCCTGCCGGGTCCAATGCAGTCGGACGCCGAGAACGATCCGGCGGTGCAGCGATCGTTGGATGAAGACATCGCCTTCTGTGGCGCGGTGCCGGGCATCGACGTGTACATTGCCGCGCACTCGCACCACGGGCTCGAGGCGCCGATCGTGCATCCCGACACCGGCACGGTGATCACGCAGACCTACGGCTACGGCACGCGCGTCGGGCGTGTGCGATTGGCAATCGATGGCGGCCGTGTCGTGGGCCACGACGTTGCGCTGCTGCGCGTGGACAGCGATGACATCCCGGCGCATCCCAGCGTGACGGCGCGAGTGGCGCGGTATCGAGAGAAGATCGCGCCGGAGATCGGGCCGCCGTTGGGCCGTGCGGCGCGTCGCTTCACGCGGCGTTATCACCACGAGTCAACGCTTGGCGCCTTCTGCGCGGACGTGATGCGGGCGCAGGCGCGCAGCGAGGTGGGCATCACGAATGCTGGTGGGCTGCGCGCGGACATCCCCGAGGGTGTGATCGACAAGGGGCACGTGTTGGATGCGTTCCCGTTCCTGAACGACTCCGTGACCGTGGATCTTCCGGGCGGCGCGTTGTGGGAGGTGCTGGAGCACGGCTGCTCGCTGCACGCGGGGATGTGTCAGGTCAGCGGGGTGTCACTGCGCTATGACCCTAAGCGGCCGGTTGGCGCGCGTGTGCTCTCGGTCTCGGTCGGCGGCGCGCCGTTGGAGCGGGAGCGGCGCTATACGGTGACGACCAACTCATTCCTGGCCGAGGGCGGCGATGGGTATCGCGGGTTCCTTGACGGGCGCGTTGTGCGGCGCGACGTGGTGCTGTCGGAGCTCATCACGGAGCACGTGAAGCGCACAGGGAGCGTGGACCTGCCGGCGATGGGGCGGATCGTCTCATCCTGA
- a CDS encoding DUF885 domain-containing protein, protein MPEHTLTRRDLLATLAAASTIPLLSSCGGSADSADAEEAARTQALLADFAESFLRFAPEQATSLGLDVGPRAGLRNQLADRSPTGQAAIAAQLRADLAKLNEIDSTKLPYALRTTVEVVKSAYNTSLEGFALPYGDITVGGWRNTPYVVIQNVGTYLDIPRFLDAEHRIEKAEDAEAYLARLESFATQLDGERERVEAARAMGLVPPAFLIDKALGQMRQSRWNAQSGGTLVESIERRTMNAKISGNWAERARAIAQQKITPALQRQIEELEAGRRIATNDAGISHRPQGDAFYRWALKASTTTTMTPDEVHAHGLSEVERLHGQMDAILKEVGYTQGSVGERMNALAKDPKYKFAEGDAGRREILAFIDERLAWIKAQMPRAFNTLVDPHMEVKRLPPEEEPGAPAAYGGAGAIDGSIPGRFWINLRTTDLHSKYSLADLSFHEAIPGHIWQGEYTHAMPTLRQTLAFNAYSEGWALYAEQLADELGAYDSDKVGRLGYLQSLAFRACRLVVDTGLHAKQWTREQGVRYFVEVNGSNPLEVASEVDRYCSWPGQACGYKVGHSEIVRQRERAQEALGSRFDLKKFNDALVLGGNVPLDVLAKNVDEYVRRG, encoded by the coding sequence ATGCCTGAGCACACGCTGACCCGCCGCGACCTTCTCGCCACGCTCGCCGCGGCTAGCACGATCCCACTCCTCTCCAGTTGCGGCGGCTCCGCTGACAGCGCCGACGCCGAAGAGGCCGCGCGCACGCAGGCCCTGCTTGCCGACTTCGCCGAGTCGTTTCTGCGCTTCGCCCCCGAGCAGGCGACCTCACTTGGCCTCGACGTCGGTCCTCGCGCAGGCCTCCGGAACCAGTTGGCTGATCGTTCACCAACCGGTCAAGCCGCCATCGCGGCCCAGCTCCGCGCCGACCTGGCGAAGCTGAACGAGATCGACAGCACCAAGCTCCCCTACGCCCTCCGCACCACCGTCGAGGTCGTCAAGAGCGCCTACAACACGAGCCTCGAAGGCTTTGCCCTCCCATACGGCGACATCACCGTCGGCGGCTGGCGCAACACGCCATACGTGGTGATCCAGAACGTCGGCACGTACCTCGACATCCCTCGCTTCCTCGACGCCGAGCACCGCATCGAGAAGGCCGAGGACGCCGAGGCGTATCTCGCCCGCCTCGAATCGTTCGCCACCCAACTCGATGGCGAACGCGAACGCGTCGAGGCCGCCCGCGCGATGGGACTCGTCCCCCCGGCCTTCCTCATCGACAAGGCACTCGGCCAGATGCGCCAGTCGCGATGGAACGCGCAGTCGGGCGGCACGCTCGTGGAGTCCATCGAACGGCGCACGATGAATGCAAAGATCTCCGGCAACTGGGCCGAGCGCGCGCGCGCCATCGCGCAGCAGAAGATCACTCCCGCACTGCAGAGGCAGATCGAAGAGCTCGAGGCCGGCCGCCGCATCGCGACCAACGACGCTGGGATATCGCATCGCCCGCAGGGTGATGCGTTCTATAGATGGGCCCTCAAGGCCTCGACCACCACGACGATGACGCCCGACGAGGTGCACGCCCACGGCCTCAGCGAGGTCGAGCGCCTGCACGGGCAGATGGACGCCATCCTCAAGGAGGTCGGCTACACGCAGGGTTCCGTCGGCGAGCGGATGAATGCGCTGGCCAAGGACCCCAAGTACAAGTTCGCCGAGGGCGACGCGGGCCGGCGCGAGATCCTCGCCTTCATTGATGAGCGCCTGGCCTGGATCAAGGCGCAAATGCCGCGCGCCTTCAACACGCTGGTGGATCCGCATATGGAGGTGAAGCGCCTGCCGCCCGAGGAGGAGCCGGGCGCGCCGGCGGCCTACGGCGGCGCGGGGGCCATCGACGGTTCGATTCCCGGCCGCTTCTGGATCAACCTCCGCACCACCGACCTGCACAGCAAGTACAGCCTCGCCGACCTCAGCTTCCACGAGGCGATTCCCGGCCACATCTGGCAGGGGGAGTACACGCACGCGATGCCCACGCTGCGGCAGACGCTGGCGTTCAACGCGTACTCCGAGGGCTGGGCGCTGTACGCCGAGCAGCTTGCTGACGAGCTTGGTGCCTACGACAGCGACAAGGTCGGGCGGCTCGGGTACCTGCAGTCACTCGCTTTCCGCGCCTGCCGCTTGGTGGTGGATACGGGGCTGCACGCCAAGCAGTGGACTCGCGAGCAAGGTGTCAGATACTTCGTCGAGGTGAATGGGTCGAACCCGCTGGAGGTTGCGAGCGAGGTGGATCGGTATTGCTCGTGGCCGGGGCAGGCGTGTGGGTACAAGGTTGGGCACAGTGAGATCGTGCGGCAGCGGGAGCGGGCGCAGGAGGCGCTTGGCTCGCGGTTTGATCTCAAGAAGTTCAACGATGCGTTGGTGCTGGGCGGCAATGTGCCGCTCGATGTGCTCGCCAAGAACGTGGACGAGTACGTACGGCGGGGCTGA